Genomic window (candidate division WOR-3 bacterium):
GTAAGGTCCTACAGCTCTTGCGTGAATCTTATCTTCAACCATATGAACAAGCTTCATCATATAAATGTAACCAACAGTAACCTCTTGGGCAAGAAATTCACCGGTTCTCCCATCTCTGATTTTTACTCTTCCATTAGGTGGCAAACCAGCTTCCCTTAATTCTTTTTCTATTTCATCAATGGTCATACCTTCAAAAACTGGACAGGCATAATACACTCCCTTTTTCTTCGCTGCCCAACCAAGTATTGTTTCAAGAACCTGTCCAATATTCATTCTTGAAGGAACACCAAGCGGGTTTAACACAATGTCAATAGGCGACCCATCCTCAAGGAAGGGCATATCTTCAACAGGAGCAATCTTAGCAACAACTCCTTTATTTCCGTGTCTTCCTGCAAGTTTATCACCTACTTTCAATTCTCTTTTGTGGGCAACATAGATTTTAATCAGCATGTTAACACCATAAGGAAGTTCATCACCAATTTCAACAAGTTGCTTTCTTGATTCATATGTTTTTTGTATTTCTTCAAGTTTTTCATTTGCTTTTTTTGTAAGTTCTATAACTTCTTTCTCTTCCTTTTTACCCCCTAAAAATCCTTCTTCAAAAACTACATCGAGGTATTTAGTTCCTCTAAAGAAATCCTCATTAAATGTGCTACCCTTTCTTAAAAGAATTTTACCTCTTTTATTTCTAAGGGAAATTTCTGTTCTCTTACCAAGCAAAATTTTAGAGAGCATATCTCTAAGTGAATATATTACCTTTTCCCTTTTTCTCAAAAATTCCTCTTCTAGCTTTTGCCTTCTTTCTCTTATTATCTTTTTAGCAAGAGGATGATCAAAATTTCTTGTTAAAATTACTACATCAACCACAACACCCTGAACTCCAGGAGGTACTCTTAAAGATGAATCTTTAACTTCTCTTGCCTTATGTTCAAAAATTGCTTGAATTAATTTATCTTCAGGAGAATATTCCTTTTCTCCCTTTGGTGAAACCTTTCCTACAACAATATCATCTGGTCCAACCTCTGCTCCAATTCTGATAATTCCATATTCATCAAGATTCTTTAAAGCTTCCTCACTTATATTTGGAATATCTCTCGTTATTTCTTCTGGTCCCAATTTTGTCTCTCTAACAGCTGTTTCAAGCTCCTTTATATGTATTGAGGTAAATACATCTTCTTTAACAAGCCTTTCAGAAACCACAATAGCATCCTCAAAATTATAACCATACCAGGGAATAAAAGCAACAAGTAAGTTTCTTCCAAGAGATAACTCTCCCATATCCGTAGCTGCGTTATCTGCAAGAAGATCTCCTTTTTTAACTCTATCTCCAGGCTTAACCCTTACTCTATGATGTAAAATTGTTTCCTGATTTGTTTTTTTAAAGTTTGTCAAATAATATATGTCAAGATCCTCTTCCTCAAAGGGATCTGTTTTTGAAGGCTTATCCGGTTTTATAACAATTTTTTTAGCATCAGCCTCAAGAACAATACCATCCCTTTTTGCAAGAAGCACCATTCCCGTATCATATGCTATCTTTCTTTCCATACCTGTTCCTACTAATGGGGCTTCAGGTTCAATAAGTGGAACAGCCTGTCTTTGCATGTTTGAACCCATAAGAGCTCTATTAGCATCGTCATGTTCCAAGAAAGGAATTAGAGAAGCCGAAGGAGAAACAAGCTGTCTTGGTGAAACATCAATAAAATCTACTTCTTCTTTTCTAACAGTAGGATAACCTCCTCCAAATCTTACAGGAACAAAATCCTGAACAATTTCACCTTTTTCGTTAATTTCTATATCCGCAGGTGCTATTTTATAATTCTTTTCTTCAACAGGTGTCATAAAAACAATTTCGTCTCTTACTTTTCCATTAACCACTTTTCTTAAAGGGGTTTTTATGAAACCGAACTCATCAACTTCAGCATAGGTTGTTAAAGAAGTAATAAGACCTATATTCTGACCTTCAGGAGTTTCAATTGGACAGAGCCTTCCATAATGGCTTGGATGAACATCTCTAACCTCAAAACCTGCTGTTTCCCTTGTTAAACCTCCTGGACCTAAAGCTGAAAGTCTTCTTTTGTGAGTTAATTCAGCCAGAGGGTTTGTCTGGTCAAGAAACTGGGATAACCTGTTAACTGTAAAAAAGGACTTTAAAAGATTTGCAATAATCTTTGGATTGATGAGCTGTCTTGGAGTCATAATCTGATCTCTCTCTGAAAGCATTTTTTCCTTTATGTTCCTCTGAAGTTTCATAAAAGCCATCCTTAGATGATTTGTAAGAAGCTCACCAACCCTTCTTACTCTCCTATTTTCAAGGTGATCTATGTCATCAGGCTTTTCATTTCCATTATATAAATCAAGAAGTTTTTTGAAAAGAGCTATTAAATCTTCTTTAGTTAATTCGTGAACATTCTCATCAATGTTCAGTCCAAGTCTTGCATTAAGTTTATATCTTCCAACAGCTCCAAGCTCCATTCTAACTTTTGAAAAGAATGTCTCATTAAAAAATTCTTCTGCTTCTTCTAAGCTTGGTGGCGCAATATATTTTAGCAACCTGTATATAGCATTAAGGGCATCATATCTTGTTTTAGCCCTATCATGGCTTATTGTAGTCACAATAACATCAAGACCAGGGGTTCCTACATTATAAACCTTTACATTTTGAATACCCAATGCCTCAAGACCTGCTATAACTTTTTCTGTAATTAAATCCAAGGTATCATAAAGGAGCTCACCCTCTGGGCCTGTTATCTCCTCGGCAAGTATATAAAGTTCTGGTTCAATTGATTTTATAGGCTTTAATTCTGGTTCGCCAAAGAACAGTTTTAAAATATCTGAATTGGTATCATACCCCATTGCTCTTATAATCCTTGTAACTGGAAATCTTCTTCTTTTAAGAATAGTAACTCCAAATACTTTCTGAGAATCTATTGAGAATTCAATCCATGGGCCTCTATAGGGAACAAAAAGAGCAATATATTTATATTTTCCCTCTTCCTGATCTATATCAAAATAAACTCCAGGGGATCTGTGCAATTGGTTAACTATAACTCTTTCAATACCGTTTACAATAAAAGTTCCTCTTTGAGTCATTAGAGGCAAATCAAGAAAGAAAACTTCCTCTTCCCTTACTTTTTTTGTTTTACCTGTTTCTATATCAAGTTCTCTTAAAAGAAATTTAACATAAATAGGTGCACTGTATGTTAAATTTTTTTCAATACACTCTTCAGGAGTAAACCTTGGCTTTTCTACCCTGTATCCTACATATTCAAGAACAAATTTTTTACCTGGATCTTCAACCGGGAAAAATTCCCTAAAAAGACTTTCTAAACCAACATCTTTTCTTTTTTCTGGCTCAACATCTTCCTGAAGAAACTCCTTAAAAGAACTTATTTGAATTTTTAATAGATCCGGTATGGGTAAAATTTCTTTTTTTGTTCCAATTCTTTCTCTTAACATTTTAAAATTTATAAAAAGTTTTCTGCCGGTATTGGACCGGCTTTTTT
Coding sequences:
- the rpoB gene encoding DNA-directed RNA polymerase subunit beta; this translates as MLRERIGTKKEILPIPDLLKIQISSFKEFLQEDVEPEKRKDVGLESLFREFFPVEDPGKKFVLEYVGYRVEKPRFTPEECIEKNLTYSAPIYVKFLLRELDIETGKTKKVREEEVFFLDLPLMTQRGTFIVNGIERVIVNQLHRSPGVYFDIDQEEGKYKYIALFVPYRGPWIEFSIDSQKVFGVTILKRRRFPVTRIIRAMGYDTNSDILKLFFGEPELKPIKSIEPELYILAEEITGPEGELLYDTLDLITEKVIAGLEALGIQNVKVYNVGTPGLDVIVTTISHDRAKTRYDALNAIYRLLKYIAPPSLEEAEEFFNETFFSKVRMELGAVGRYKLNARLGLNIDENVHELTKEDLIALFKKLLDLYNGNEKPDDIDHLENRRVRRVGELLTNHLRMAFMKLQRNIKEKMLSERDQIMTPRQLINPKIIANLLKSFFTVNRLSQFLDQTNPLAELTHKRRLSALGPGGLTRETAGFEVRDVHPSHYGRLCPIETPEGQNIGLITSLTTYAEVDEFGFIKTPLRKVVNGKVRDEIVFMTPVEEKNYKIAPADIEINEKGEIVQDFVPVRFGGGYPTVRKEEVDFIDVSPRQLVSPSASLIPFLEHDDANRALMGSNMQRQAVPLIEPEAPLVGTGMERKIAYDTGMVLLAKRDGIVLEADAKKIVIKPDKPSKTDPFEEEDLDIYYLTNFKKTNQETILHHRVRVKPGDRVKKGDLLADNAATDMGELSLGRNLLVAFIPWYGYNFEDAIVVSERLVKEDVFTSIHIKELETAVRETKLGPEEITRDIPNISEEALKNLDEYGIIRIGAEVGPDDIVVGKVSPKGEKEYSPEDKLIQAIFEHKAREVKDSSLRVPPGVQGVVVDVVILTRNFDHPLAKKIIRERRQKLEEEFLRKREKVIYSLRDMLSKILLGKRTEISLRNKRGKILLRKGSTFNEDFFRGTKYLDVVFEEGFLGGKKEEKEVIELTKKANEKLEEIQKTYESRKQLVEIGDELPYGVNMLIKIYVAHKRELKVGDKLAGRHGNKGVVAKIAPVEDMPFLEDGSPIDIVLNPLGVPSRMNIGQVLETILGWAAKKKGVYYACPVFEGMTIDEIEKELREAGLPPNGRVKIRDGRTGEFLAQEVTVGYIYMMKLVHMVEDKIHARAVGPYSMITQQPLGGKARFGGQRFGEMEVWALEAYGAAYTLQEILTVKSDDVKGRNRLYQAVIRGEEAPEPSLPVSFDVLLNELRGLCLDVEIEKEKI